In Nicotiana tabacum cultivar K326 chromosome 17, ASM71507v2, whole genome shotgun sequence, one DNA window encodes the following:
- the LOC107779481 gene encoding MADS-box protein AGL71-like, protein MAKNKSLSRQKAEIKALESMVECLTAFAKTKAIIFKKTHELSITTGAEVGLLIFSPSGKPYTYGSPHHFDTIADKFLKWKLNDGKNNYSNIVESNRNKEYELLMVQKEKLEKLLDIIQEIQNRSTGPYSVESCMMNDLNVAVDADGGETSASN, encoded by the coding sequence ATGGCAAAAAACAAGAGTTTGAGCAGGCAAAAGGCGGAAATAAAAGCGCTAGAATCTATGGTTGAATGTTTAACAGCTTTCGCAAAGACAAAGGCAATCATTTTCAAAAAAACACATGAACTTTCGATTACGACGGGGGCAGAAGTTGGTCTTCTTATCTTCTCCCCAAGTGGAAAACCATATACTTATGGATCCCCTCATCATTTTGACACAATAGCAGATAAGTTTTTAAAGTGGAAACTAAATGATGGTAAAAATAATTATTCTAATATAGTTGAATCTAATCGCAATAAGGAGTATGAATTGTTGATGGTACAAAAGGAAAAACTAGAGAAACTTTTGGATATCATCCAAGAAATTCAGAATCGTAGCACAGGGCCCTATTCTGTTGAAAGTTGTATGATGAATGATTTGAATGTTGCTGTTGACGCTGACGGCGGTGAGACTTCCGCGTCTAATTAA